From Yersinia hibernica, a single genomic window includes:
- a CDS encoding DUF1120 domain-containing protein: protein MKKQLIGLTVLSSLVLGMTAAHAAPPTAELKVIGTLTVPSCTVASPDEGVYDFGKLSSSLVKSGTATTALTPMTKTWTVTCDADTYLNFMPVDNRAASASAVATTNFGLGNVNTTGKIGYYTALIKNGTVDGKASNLFSSASSTFAAATTASLTTGLRTGWSSAANTQSTGKVFVADITVSPMLAGTTTMGGPITEDAELDGSMTMSFAFGI from the coding sequence ATGAAAAAGCAACTGATTGGTCTGACTGTTTTATCTTCTCTGGTTCTGGGTATGACTGCAGCACATGCCGCTCCTCCGACAGCTGAATTGAAAGTTATCGGTACACTGACTGTTCCAAGCTGCACCGTCGCTTCTCCAGATGAAGGTGTTTATGATTTCGGTAAATTGTCTTCATCTTTAGTGAAATCAGGCACAGCCACGACTGCGCTGACCCCAATGACGAAAACTTGGACGGTGACCTGTGATGCTGATACTTATCTGAACTTCATGCCCGTCGATAACCGCGCAGCATCTGCCAGTGCTGTTGCCACCACTAACTTTGGCCTGGGTAATGTGAACACGACCGGCAAAATCGGTTACTACACTGCACTGATTAAGAACGGCACTGTAGACGGAAAAGCGTCTAACTTGTTCTCTTCTGCATCATCAACGTTTGCAGCAGCAACAACAGCCAGTCTGACCACTGGTCTGCGCACCGGTTGGTCATCTGCGGCCAATACCCAGAGCACCGGTAAAGTGTTTGTGGCTGATATCACAGTGAGCCCAATGTTGGCTGGCACCACCACGATGGGCGGTCCAATCACGGAAGATGCTGAACTGGATGGTTCAATGACCATGAGTTTCGCTTTCGGGATCTAA